The Paraburkholderia acidisoli genome contains a region encoding:
- a CDS encoding SDR family oxidoreductase codes for MRLTGKTAVVTGAGSGFGEGIARTYAREGANVVINDLNGDAAERVASEIAHAGGKAIAVQGDITREADWQALREAAIAGFGSVEVVVNNAGTTHRNKPVMDVTEAEFDRVYAVNVKGLYWSVRAFVPHFRAQGGGVFVNIASTAGIRPRPGLVWYNGSKGAMIVASKALAAELGPDQIRVNCVNPVIGDTGLTADFMGVPDTPENRQRFIATIPLGRFSTPQDIANACLYLASDEAKFITGACLEVDGGRCV; via the coding sequence ATGCGACTCACCGGCAAGACGGCCGTCGTCACGGGCGCGGGCTCGGGCTTCGGCGAAGGCATCGCCAGAACCTATGCGCGCGAGGGCGCCAACGTCGTGATCAACGACCTGAACGGCGACGCCGCCGAGCGCGTCGCAAGCGAGATCGCGCACGCGGGCGGCAAGGCCATCGCCGTGCAAGGCGACATCACGCGCGAAGCCGACTGGCAGGCGCTGCGCGAAGCGGCCATCGCGGGCTTCGGCAGCGTGGAGGTCGTCGTCAACAACGCGGGCACCACGCATCGCAACAAACCCGTGATGGACGTCACCGAAGCGGAGTTCGACCGCGTCTACGCCGTCAACGTGAAAGGGCTCTACTGGAGCGTGCGCGCGTTCGTGCCGCATTTTCGCGCGCAAGGCGGCGGCGTGTTCGTCAATATCGCCTCCACGGCGGGCATCCGGCCGCGCCCCGGACTCGTCTGGTACAACGGCAGCAAGGGCGCGATGATCGTCGCGAGCAAGGCGCTCGCCGCCGAACTCGGCCCCGACCAGATTCGCGTGAACTGCGTGAATCCCGTGATCGGCGACACGGGTCTCACCGCCGACTTCATGGGCGTGCCGGATACGCCCGAGAATCGCCAGCGCTTTATCGCCACCATTCCGCTCGGGCGATTTTCCACGCCACAGGACATCGCCAACGCGTGCCTCTATCTCGCCTCCGACGAAGCGAAATTCATCACGGGCGCGTGTCTCGAAGTGGATGGCGGGCGCTGCGTCTAG
- a CDS encoding heme biosynthesis protein HemY: protein MAIRGLLWLALLFVIAVALATVGRFDAGQVLLVYPPYRVDVSLNLFVVGIVVAFLLLYAILRFVRNIVTMPRRVAAYRARMRTEKANSALRDAVGNLYAGRFSRAEKAARDSLADEKNQGAAGLIAANAAHRLHEYARRDEWLAQVDDADLQEARLMATADMRADGRDADGALAALTEMRTQGGRRIHAQQIALRAQQQLKNWGEVLKLVKTLEKREALHPAVAVRLRQLAAENLLRERRHNADALLELWGTLSPVERHSPRLADCAAELLVALERQADARKIVEEALAQNWDARLLRRYPDTAGPDALPLIQKAEAWRKERPEDGDLLFALGRLCLKQQLWGKAQSFLEAAVKSAQAHDNEPLKIRSHRALARLHEQLGDGEKAATHYRESALAMNVV, encoded by the coding sequence ATGGCGATCCGTGGACTTCTCTGGCTCGCGCTCCTCTTCGTGATTGCCGTCGCGCTCGCGACGGTCGGCCGCTTCGACGCGGGGCAGGTGCTGCTCGTCTATCCGCCGTATCGCGTGGACGTTTCGCTGAACCTGTTCGTGGTGGGGATCGTCGTGGCGTTTTTGCTGCTCTACGCGATCCTGCGTTTCGTGCGCAATATCGTGACGATGCCGCGCCGTGTGGCCGCCTATCGCGCGCGCATGCGCACGGAAAAGGCCAACTCGGCGCTGCGCGACGCCGTGGGCAATCTCTATGCGGGCCGCTTCTCGCGCGCTGAAAAAGCCGCGCGCGATTCGCTCGCCGACGAGAAAAATCAGGGCGCCGCCGGCCTGATCGCCGCGAACGCCGCGCATCGTCTGCATGAATATGCGCGCCGCGACGAATGGCTCGCGCAGGTGGATGACGCCGACCTGCAGGAAGCGCGCTTGATGGCGACCGCCGACATGCGCGCCGACGGCCGCGACGCCGACGGCGCGCTCGCCGCGCTCACCGAAATGCGCACGCAAGGCGGCCGCCGCATTCACGCGCAGCAGATCGCGCTGCGCGCGCAGCAGCAGCTCAAGAACTGGGGCGAAGTGCTCAAGCTCGTGAAGACGCTCGAAAAGCGCGAGGCGCTGCACCCGGCCGTGGCCGTGCGCCTGCGTCAGCTCGCGGCGGAAAACCTGCTGCGCGAGCGCCGTCACAACGCCGACGCGCTGCTCGAACTGTGGGGCACGCTCTCGCCGGTCGAGCGCCATTCGCCGCGTCTCGCCGACTGCGCCGCCGAGCTGCTCGTCGCGCTCGAACGCCAGGCCGACGCGCGCAAGATCGTGGAAGAAGCGCTCGCGCAGAACTGGGACGCGCGCCTGCTGCGCCGCTATCCCGACACCGCGGGCCCCGACGCCTTGCCGCTCATCCAGAAGGCGGAAGCGTGGCGCAAGGAACGCCCCGAAGACGGCGACCTGCTGTTCGCGCTCGGCCGTTTGTGCCTCAAGCAACAGCTGTGGGGCAAGGCGCAGTCGTTCCTCGAAGCGGCCGTCAAGTCGGCGCAGGCGCACGACAACGAACCGCTCAAGATCCGCTCGCATCGCGCGCTCGCGCGTCTGCACGAGCAGCTCGGCGACGGCGAGAAAGCCGCCACGCATTACCGCGAAAGCGCGCTGGCGATGAACGTGGTGTGA
- a CDS encoding MFS transporter produces the protein MASPANHLPQAGAGAPPSAFEEATYRKVAWRLIPLLMLCYVVAYLDRVNVGFAKLQMSTALNLSDAVYGFGAGIFFVGYFLFEVPSNVILHRVGARVWIARIMVTWGLVSMLTMFVTTPTMFYVMRFLLGLCEAGFFPGIILYLTYWYPAQRRGRMTTWFMTAIALSGVIGGPVSGWILKSFDGANGWQGWQWLFLLEGLPSVIVGVLVFFRLDDRIGNAQWLTAEERALLERNIAAEDATKEDPPLMTVLTSPRVLLMSLTYFSFVMGLYGVSFWLPTIIKSTGVKDALAIGLLSAIPFAAAVVGMVLVAKSADRTRERRWHIAIPAAIGAIGLVLSVTWAHDTTLAMTALTIATFGILTTLPLFWSLPTSWLAGAGAAAGIALINSIGNLAGFLSPYMVGWLKQVTSANDSGMYMLAAFMILGGLLALSAPAKQVNR, from the coding sequence ATGGCCAGTCCAGCGAATCACTTGCCGCAGGCGGGCGCGGGCGCGCCGCCCTCGGCCTTCGAGGAAGCCACGTATCGCAAGGTCGCGTGGCGGCTCATTCCGCTCTTGATGCTCTGCTACGTGGTCGCGTATCTCGACCGCGTGAACGTGGGCTTCGCGAAGCTGCAAATGAGCACGGCGCTCAATCTGTCCGATGCCGTCTACGGCTTCGGCGCGGGCATTTTCTTCGTCGGCTATTTTTTGTTCGAAGTCCCAAGCAATGTGATCCTGCACCGCGTGGGCGCGCGCGTGTGGATCGCGCGCATCATGGTCACGTGGGGCCTGGTGTCCATGCTGACGATGTTCGTCACCACGCCCACCATGTTCTACGTGATGCGCTTTTTGCTCGGCCTGTGCGAGGCGGGCTTCTTCCCCGGCATCATCCTCTATCTCACCTACTGGTATCCGGCGCAGCGGCGCGGCCGCATGACCACCTGGTTCATGACGGCCATCGCGCTCTCGGGCGTGATCGGCGGGCCGGTGTCGGGCTGGATCCTCAAGTCCTTCGACGGCGCGAACGGCTGGCAAGGCTGGCAGTGGCTGTTCCTGCTCGAAGGGCTGCCTTCGGTGATCGTGGGCGTGCTGGTGTTCTTCCGGCTCGACGACCGCATCGGCAACGCGCAATGGCTCACGGCCGAAGAACGCGCGCTGCTCGAACGCAACATCGCCGCCGAGGACGCCACCAAGGAAGACCCGCCGCTCATGACCGTGCTCACGAGCCCGCGCGTGCTGCTGATGAGCCTCACCTACTTCTCGTTCGTGATGGGCCTCTACGGCGTGAGCTTCTGGCTGCCGACCATCATCAAATCCACAGGCGTGAAGGACGCGCTCGCGATCGGCCTGCTTTCCGCCATTCCGTTCGCGGCGGCCGTGGTGGGCATGGTGCTGGTGGCGAAAAGCGCCGACCGCACGCGCGAACGGCGCTGGCATATCGCGATTCCGGCGGCGATCGGCGCCATCGGGCTCGTGCTCTCGGTCACCTGGGCGCACGACACCACGCTGGCCATGACGGCGCTCACCATCGCCACCTTCGGCATTCTCACCACGCTGCCGCTGTTCTGGAGCCTGCCCACCTCGTGGCTCGCGGGCGCGGGCGCGGCGGCCGGCATCGCGCTCATCAACTCCATCGGCAATCTCGCGGGCTTCCTGAGCCCCTATATGGTGGGCTGGCTCAAGCAGGTCACCTCGGCCAACGACTCGGGCATGTACATGCTCGCGGCGTTCATGATTCTGGGCGGTTTGCTCGCGCTCTCCGCGCCCGCGAAGCAGGTGAATCGCTGA